CGAGTCCAGCGTCCGCCACGCGAGATCCGTCTCGTTCATGAGAGACGATCCGGCCGGGAGGATCAAAACGGTGTCTACCCGCTTCGTTGGCGAACAGGTGGGGCGTCCGCTCGACCATCCGACGACGACGCTCCACGCATTCACCTCGATCGCCGCCGGGCGTTCATCACGCCACGCGCGGTCTGGTCGCGTCTCCGTATATAAACTGTCGCGTCGGTGACTCCACCGTTCTTCCTGGTGTTACTTTTAAACCCACTCAAAATAGCGGTCGTAGTGATTCGCACAGCCTGGGTTGAACGCCGCAGCGCACGTTGGACACGCTTCGACACTCATATACTCCGCTCCCGTGAGCGTCGCTCCACAGACGCCGCAGTATGCTGCCGGTTCGCCCCGTCGATCTGCTGGCCACGGTTCGGCCTCGTGATCGGCGAGTTCCGCGTGGCACCTATGGCAGGCGTAGTATCTCTCACAGCAACCGAACCTGAGCGCGACGATGTCACGCTCGGTCCCGTAGTGATCGCACCTGCTTTCGGCGTCAGTAGCCACGCCGAGTACGTCCACGTCCCCGTGAGTCACAATGGAACGTAGGCGTTCTCGTTGCTTATAATTCCGGGGCGCGCCCCGATCACATCGCTACGGACCCAACACCACCTTTCCGCTCGATTCTCTCGATTCGATAAGCCGGTGGGCGTCGGCCGCGTCGGTCAGCTCGAACACGTGGCCGACACGCACTTCGAGGATACCGGCGGCGAGGAGGTTCGTGAGCTCCGGTACCGCTCCCAGTACCTTCATCGGCTGCTGTTCTATCGCCCGTCCGAGGTGGTAGCCGATGACCCGCTTGTTGCCGAAGAGCAAATCCGTGGTGTTCGGGCGGCCGGGCGTCCCCGACGCCGCACCGAACGAGACCATCCGCCCGAACGATTTCAGCGCGTCGAGGCTCTCGTCGCTGGTTTCACCGCCGATCCCGTCCAGCACCAGATCGACGCCCTCGCCGTCCGTGAGCTCGTCGACGCGTTCGGTGAACGACTCGTCTATGTATCTGATTCCGTGGTCCATCCCGAGGTCAGCGGCCATCGTCAACTTCTCGTCGGTCGAGGCGGTCCCGATCACCGTCGCTCCGGCCTCGTCAGCGAGTTGAACGGCTGCACTGCCGACCCCGCCCGCGGCCGCGTGGATCAACACGGTCTCGTCGCCCTCGAGTTCGCCCCACTCGTGCAGGCAGTTGTGTGCCGTGAGCCACTGGACCGGGAATCCGGCCGCCTCCTCGAAACTCAGTCCGTCCGGAATCTCGAGGAGACCGCGCGCATCGGCGATCGCATATTCGGCGTACCCCCCGCCGTTGACGAGCGAAACGACCTTTTCTCCCGGCTCTCGGTTGACGCCGCCGCCCACCTCGGCGATGGTTCCTGCGACCTCCATGCCCGGCGTGTATGGGGGTTCGGGCCCGCCGTGGTAGTGCCCTCGCCGCTGCATGATGTCGGCGAAGTTGACGCCCGCCGCTTCGACCTCGATGAGGACCTGCCCCTCACGTGGCTCCGGGCGGCCTCTCTCCTTGATGGTTAACACGTCCGCGTCGCCGTACTGTGTGACTGTGAGCGCTTTCATCCTTCCGTACCCTTAATTGACGGACGGCATTAATTTCGGGGGTGGCTCGTTCTTGCCGATTGTCCCCGTCCGGCGGCTCCGAGCGCTATCCGTCACGCTCCGATGGCCCGTGGCTCGCGGATACATTTATACGGGACGCGTCACCCGGTTTGTGTATGTCCTACGACTGCTCGTTTCTCGAAGACCTCTCGATCGACGGGACGGTTTCGTTCGAACCGTCGGCGCTGAACAATCACGCGACCGATTGGCTGACTGAAGCGACCGGCGAGGGGGTTACGCCGGACGCGGTCGTGTGGCCCGAGTCGACGGCGGACGTCTCGACGATTCTCAGCGCTGCGAACGAGAGGGACGTTCCCGTGACGCCGTACGCCGCCGGCACGTCTCTCGAGGGGAACCCGGTACCGCTGTTCAAGGGGATCAGCATGGATATGACGAAGATGAACGCCGTGTTGGAGGTCCGCCCCGACGACTTCCAGATCGACGTCGAACCCGGGGTGATGGGGAACGTGATAAACGAGGCCGTTGAGGAGCACGGCATGTTCTTCCCGCCGATGCCCTCGTCGGCGGACCTCTCGACGATCGGCGGGATGATAGTCAACGATGCGTCCGGAAAAAAGACCGTGAAGTACGGAGAAGTCGCCGATTGGGTACTGGAACTCGAAGTCGTGCTCGCCGACGGTAGTGTCGTCGAACTCGGGAGCAACGCCGTCAAGACGTCCTCCGGCTACAATCTGAAAGACCTCATCGTCGGAAGCGAAGGCACACTGGGCGTCGTCACGCGCTCGACGCTCGAACTCGAAGGGCTCCCCGAACAGATCAAGGGCGGTCGTGCGGTCTTCGAATCGATGGATGATGCCGTCGCGGCAGTCTTCGACACCGTTCGATCCGGCGTCGACACCGCGAAGATCGAACTCATCGATTCACTGGCCGCCGAGATGGCGAACGACTACCTCGACGCGGGACTCCCGGACGGCTCGATGATCTTCTTCGAGTTTCACGCGAACCACGGGATCGACGAGGAGATCGAGTTCTTCCGATCGGTGATCGAGTCCCACGGCGTCGTGGAGTTCGAGACTTCGAGCGACGAACGTATGGACGAACTGTGGCGCGCCAGGGATGATCTCGCGTTTGCGGTCCAACAGTACGACCCGGACCTCTCGCCCCGTCATCCCGGCGACGTGACCGTTCCGATAAGCAAGTATCCGGAGATCATCCGGTTCGCGAAGGATCTCGCCGACGAACGTGAGATCCTGTTCCCCTGTTTCGGTCACGCCGGCGATGGAAACGTCCACTACACGGCGCTCGTCGACCCGGACGACGAGGAGATGATTCACACCGCAGAGGAGATCTACGACGCGGTCGTCGAACGCGCCCTCGAATACGGCGGGACCGCGACCGGCGAACACGGGATCGGGATGGGAAAACGCCGATTCCTCGAGGCCGAACACGGCGAGATCGGCGTCGAGATGATGCGGAAAATAAAGGCCGCGTTCGATCCCAACGATGTTCTCAATCCCGGAAAGGTGTTTCCCGAGACGGATGAGGACGGTGTCAGGGTTCGGTTGTCAGACGACTGATCGTGCGCGTCGAGGGATCGTGGCTCATCGATGTTCAAATCGATTCTTCGATACGGGGAAGGGTTTCAGTTACATCGGAGCGAGAATCGAATGCGGCCCGTCCGGACAGCTCCGTTCGGTCGAGGTTGACGATACAGAGCGTCCCACCGTTTTCGTGGGCGCGTCGCGGCAACGACGCGGCCGGCTCGACCGTGAGCGACGACCCGATGGCGAGAAAGACATCGGCGGACCGAGCGGCCGATTGGGCTCGAAACAGTTCGTGTTCCGGCAGTCGTTCGCCGAAGAGGACCACGTCCGGTTTGAGCACGTCACCGCAGCGCTCACAGGTCGGTGGCGTCTCGCCGTCACGGACTCGATCCATGATCGGATCGACGCTAAACCGGCGTTCACAGCCGGTACAGACGACCCGCTGGCCGTTCCCGTGGATCTCGATCGGATCCTCGCTCCCGGCTTCCTGATGCAGGCCGTCGACGTTTTGAGTGATGAGCGTCCCCAGATGGCCGTCGGCTTCGAGCCCCGCGAGCGCCTCGTGAGCGGCGTTTGGCTCGACGTCGCCGCCGAACGCCTCCTCGATCATTCTTACGCGTTCGCGCCAAAACCCTTCGGGGTCAGTTCGGAACCGAGAGATGTGGAAATCGTTCGGATCGTACTCGTTCCAGATCCCGTCCTCGGATCTGAAATCGGGGATTCCCGATGCGGTCGAGACGCCCGCACCGGTCATCGCGACGACCGAGTCCGCGGTGCGGATCGCCTCGACGACGGGCGCGAGTTCATCGCGATCCATGTTCGTACTGTGCCGCCCGAGATAAAAATGCCTGCGGCGCTCCTCGTGCCACCCATCTGTCTCCGATGCCATCATCGAGGTCCAGTGACACGTACATTTTAGTTCGCGCTTTTCGTGCGTGAAGGTGTCATGGACTACAACGTACTCGATCTCGATGACATTCCGTTGAAGGACCTCTCCGAAATCGACGAGGTGCCGCCGGATCTCGACATTCGTCCCATCGGTGAACAGCTCGGGCTGTCGGAGATGCGGGCGACCGTCTGGTACTTCGAGCCCGGTGAGGAGATCCAGTATCACGCCCACAGCGAACAGGAGGAGCTGTACTTCGTCCTTGAGGGTGAGTTCTCGCTGAAGCTCGGACGATCGGGCGACACCGAGTACGTCGACGCCGATCCCGGGACCTTCTGGGTCGCGGAACCGAAGGTCGGACACGGGCATCGAAACGTCAGCGACGAGCGCGGCGTTGTCCTCTCGATCGGTGCGCCCCCAGTCGACGATCCCGGCTTGGACCCCCACGATATCGACGACTGAATCGGCGTCAGCCCTCGATCTCGACGGCGTCCCGCGACGCCGCGTCGCCGTACGTCGTCCGTAGATATTCGATGATTCGGGCCGATTGGCTCATGGAGATGCCGTACTCGTCGTCGACGAGCACCGGTACCTGTCGTTGACCCGTGACCGATTTCACCTCGTCGCGCTTCGAGTGGAGTCCCTCGACCCAGATGCTATCGAACTCGACGCCCAACTCGTCGAGTTCGTCGACGACGTACTCGCAGTACGGACAGCCCTCCAGCCGATACAGCGTGACGGTCATACTCCTCGGTACGCGCCGAGAAGCAAAAAATCACGCCAACGTCTGCGGTGGTAGACTGCCCCGAGCGACATGCCCAAACGGTACCGGGACGTACGTCGATCATGACGTATCCGGTCACATACTACTGTCCCCGCTGTGAGACGGTCGTCGAACTGCCACGCGACGGATATCTCGCGGATAAATCGGTCACCCCGCATCCGTTGGATGGGTGGACGTACGTCTCGGTCGATGAGGACTACGAATCCGACGAGGCCGAGGGCGTTCGATTCGTCTGCGGGAGCGATGGCTCGGCGCGGGACCCGGACGCCGAGGGCTGCGGACGGCCGTTCTTTCTCTCCTTCGTCAGACGGGGGACGACGGAGGCCGGCTCGGCTATCGACGTCAGCCGGTAGCGGCGTCTCGGTCGCGTCCGACTGCGCTCTAGCCCCGTGATTAAGTGGCCCCAGCTTGACCGTTTGGTATGACGCCAGCTGTCGAGGAGACTGCTCCGGACTTCGAAGCACTGCTGTGCAACGGCGAGACGTTTCGGCCGGCTGCGCTATCGGAGTCCGTCGGGAATGTAGGCTGCGTGCTTGTCTTCGACGGGTTCGTCTTTTCGGCCATCGCGCGGAACTGGTGGACGCGATACACCACCCGCGGGTGGGACGCGCTCGACGGCGTTCCGGTCTACGGAGTCGTTCGCGACGGTCCCTACTCTATCAACGAATTCATCCGGCAACTCGACAGCCCGTTCGCCCTCTTTTCGGACCTCAACGGCGACGTCGCCGACGCGTACGAACTGCTCGTCGAACGCGACGGGATGGCCGGGACGAAAACCCCGAGGCGCGCGGTGTTCGTCCTCGACGATGACCGCGTCGTCCGGCACGCGTGGACGACTGAGAAGTGGATTGGGCCGGTCCCGATCGACGAGATCGAAGCCGCGATCGACGAGCTGTAACGCCGGACGCCACGACGGCGAGAACAGTGGGTCAACCACCGGTGACAGAGTGATGGATCTCCGACGGTTGCGAGCAGGCGATCCAGATGCGACCGGCGGACGTGGATCGCGGACGCGATTGCATCACACTACGGCCTTGGCGAGCCGCCGGCAACGGAGCAGCGCACGGGTCGGTGTGGATCCCTCCTCGTATATAAATCGCCCGCCGGTCGGCGCTCACTCCGGCGCGAGCGCACGTACCGTCGTCCGGATCTGCTCGATATCCGCGGCACGCGGGAACGACACGGAAACCGCATCGATGCCGTCAACGTCGGAGAAGCGATCGAAGTGTTCGCGTGCCTTCTCCGGTGTTCCCCAAACGGCGATCTCCGCCAGGAGATCGTCGTCGAGCGCATCCATCGCCGCCTCCCTGTTGCCGTCTTGCCAACTGTGGTAGATCTTGTTGGCGACGGCTTTGTGGCCCTGTCGCCCGAGGTTGTCGCGGTAGAAGGTTCCCATCCCACCGAGATAGAACGCGGTGTGCTGTTTGACGAGTCGCTTCGCCACCGCAGGGTCGTCGTCGACACAGCACGTCAACGAGAGGGTGACCCGCTGTTGGGATCGATCCCGACCGCCCATCTCGGAGCCGCGATCGAAATCTTCGACCCGATCTTCGAGGCCGTCGCGAGTGAAAAGCAGGGCATGCCAGCCGTCGGCGAACCGACCGGCCAACTCGACGGCTTTCGGGCCCATCCCTGCAGTGTCGACCGTTGGAGCGGGATCCGGCGGCTCACACCGGAGCCGAAAGCCTCCCAGTTCGAACTATTCGCCGCCGTAGGCCACTTATTTGCCGGAGAGCACGCCTTTGACGATCTCGACCGTCTCGCGCGTGCGACGCAGCGGGTTCCCGAATTCGACGCCGTGCCAGTTCTCGATGACGATCGGTCCCGACGGACCGAGTCCGAGCCGAAACCGACCCTCGGAGACCTCCTGGAGAGTCGCCGCGGTCTGACCGATGAGCGCCGGCGACCGCGAGTACACGGGCATGATCGACGTGCCGATGTCGATGTCCTCGGTTTCGCGTGCGATGCAGGTCGGCGTCGTGACGGCGTCTCGTCCCCACGTCTCGGGAAGCCACGCCGTGTCATACCCGAGGTCTTCACCGAGTCGTGCGCCGTCGACGAGCGAGTCGACGCTGGGCTGTGCGGCAACCGGGAGGAGTAGATCTTGTTCTGTTATTTTATCACAGGTGTTCGTCCTCTAGGGGTGGGACCCCCCGCGCGGTTATCGTTTCGCCGACGATGTACGAGGATGCGTCGCTGGCAAGGAACTGGACGATGTCGGCGATCTCCGCTGGGAGACCGCTCTCCTTCGCGATATCCGCCCGATCGACCCCGTCGGGATCGATCCCCATCTGTGAAGCGACGCCGGGCGTCCCGACGAGCCCCGGCGCGACGCAGTTGACCCGAACGTCGTGTTCCGCGTAGGCTCCGGCCAGCGACGTGGTGAAGTTGATCACGGCAGCCTTCGCGGCCCCGTAGTGGCTCATGTACTTCGATCCCATCGTTCCGGCGATCGACGCGAAGTTGATGATCGTTCCGCCACTGCCCTGTCGTTGCATCCGTTTGCCGGCGATCTGTGCGCAGTGGAAGGTCCCGTGGAGATTGATATCGACGATCGTCTTCCAGCCGTTCTCGGAGATGTCGTCGATGCTCGCCATGAACGACGCGCCCGCGTTGTTGATCATCGAATCGATCGCGCCGAACTCCGCGACGGTCTCGTCGACGAGGGCCTCGACGGCGGCCCGGTCACGCACGTCGCACTCGATCGCGATCGCCTCGCCCGGCCCGTCGCGCTCGTTGATCTCCTCGGCGACCGACTCGATCCGATCCCGCGACCGCGACGTCACGACGACGTTCGCGCCCTCCGAGGCGAACTGCCTCGCCGTGACGGCACCGATCCCCTGGCTCGAGCCGGTGATCACAGCTGTCCGTCCGTCGATCGAAAAGCGATCTGTCATCGACGCTCACGCTCCTCGCGGTGGTCCGTTCCTGCCATGTTGTCCGCGGTTCTCGGCGATTATTAATAAAGGTATGCTCCGAGAAATTTTACGAAACATTGGTAAACAAAAAAGCGATAGCGTGAAACAAAGATTTATGCCGCCCGGCAGACCACCTTTCGGCGAATGAACCAACGGAGCAGGGAAGGCTCGATCCACCGACTGGAGTTCGACGTCGAGTGGCCGCCGGGGCACGTCGCGTGCTATCTGGTCGACGGGCCCGAACCGGTTCTCGTCGACGCCGCGATGCCGCAGAGCGACGACGCCCTCGAAGCCGCCCTCTCGGAACACGGCAGATCGCTCGCCGAGATCGACCACGTCCTGATCACGCACCCCCACGTCGATCATATCGGCGGCGTCCCGAACGTCCTCGGGGCGACCGGCGCCACCGTTCACGCGCCCGCGAGCGTGCGCGAGCGATTCAAACGGGCGTCAGACGCGCTCGGGGAGCGCGTCCGCCGGAACTGCGTCGACGCGGGGTTTTCGGGGGAACGGCTCGAGACCCTCGTCGAAATGGCCGTCAGGTCGCTCGACCGGAACGCCGAGTTACTGCCCCCGGAAGCCGTCGACGTCTGGATCGAACCGGGGGACTCGACGTCGGTCGGGGGTATCACCGTCGACGCCGTCCACCTTCCAGGCCATCAGGCGGATCACCTGAGCTATCCGGCGGAACTCGGCGGGGAACGCGCGCTTTTCGCCGGGGACATGGGGATCCTCCCGTTTCGGCCGGTCGTCGTACACGACGGACTCGACGACGGGTACCGCGACGCATTCGCGGCGTTCTACACCGCGCTCGAACGGCTGGCCGAGGTCGACGTCGATCGGGTGTACCCCGGACACGGCCCGGTTCACTCCGACCTCGCTGACGTCGTCGATCACCACCGATCGAGCCTCGATCACCGCCTCGATCGCCTCGTCGACCTGGTCGCAGACGGCGTCGAAACGGCCCCCTCACTCGCCCGCACCGTCGCCGGCGAGTGCGACGTCAACTATCTCATCCCCGAGACGATGAGTGCGCTGGCCCACCTCGAGGCGACGGGTCGACTCGAAAGCGATAGCACCGACGAAAGCCGACGATACCACACATGAGTTCGTACCGAACGGTCTTCTGGGACATCGGCGGCGTCATCGTCGAACTGAAGTCGATCCGCGAGGGATATGCGGCGTTCATCGAGGACCTCGCCGCCGACGCGGATCTCGATTCGTCACCCGCGCTCGATCGGTGGACATCGGCTCTCGGCGAGCACTTCAAAGGGAGAGAGAAACCCCGATACCGCCTCGCCCGCGACGGCTATGCGAAGGCGACGGCGGAACTCTTCGACAACGACCCGCCGGCCGACTGGGGGGCGCGACTGGAGGCGGCGGTGTCGGCCGCCGTGCGTCCCAAACTCGGCGCGCCGGAAACGATCAGGCGTCTCTCGGGGACCGATGTCGATCAATCGATCGTCTCCGACATCGACACGCCGGAGGCACACCTCCTGCTCGGCGCGCTCGACGTCCGCGACCGCTTCGACCACATCACGACCTCCGAGGCGGTCGGCTACACCAAGCCCGACGAGCGCATGTTTCGAGACGCGCTCGACGCGCTTTCGGCCGATCCCGATGCGACGCTCATGATCGGTGACCGGTACGGTCACGACATCGTCGGGGCGGCGGCGCTCGATATCGATACTGTCGGCTACGGTCCCGACGCGACGGGGCCGAAGACGACGTACGAGATCGACGATCTCCGCGAGGTACCGGGAATCGTCGGCATCGACGGTTGAATAACCCTCATCGCTGAGGACCGTTCAGAACGTCGGCAGGTTCTCCAGTTCGTCGAGGTGCTCGACCGCCCCGTCGAACGAGTCGCGCGCGATGACGCGCTTGTGGACCTCGTCGGCCCCATCGACCAGTCTGAACGCGCGGACGGCCTCGTAGAAGTCCGCAAGCGGTAGGTCGCGGGACATGCCCGCCCCGCCACAACACTGGATCGCGAGGTCGATCGCGTTCTGTGCGACGTTCGCGGTGAAGATCTTCGACATCGAGACCGGAACGCGGGCCTCCTCGCCGCGGGTGATCTCCGCGGCGGCGTGACGGACCATCGTCCTGGCCCCGTGAAGCTCGGTCTCGGCGTCGGCGATCTCGTACCGGAGCGACTGTTTGTTCGAGAGGCTCGTTCCGAACGCGTTGCGGTCGGACATGTACGCCTTCGCGACGTCCAGCGCGCGCGACGCCATCCCCGAAAAGCGCATACAGTGCGTCAGTCGCGCGGGACCGAGTCGCTGTTGGGCGATCGTGAAGCCGGCGTGTTCCTCGCCGAGGAGGTTCTCGCGGGGGACGCGAACGCTGTCGAAGACGAACTCCGAGTGGCCGTGCCCGTCCATGTCGGGCCCGAGGTGGGGGATGTCGCGGACGAACTCGAGCCCGTCGGCGTCCGTCGGGACGAGGATGATCGAGGCACCGTTGTACGGGTGCGCCTCGGGATCAGTGATCGCCATCGTGAGCAGGACGTCGGCGTGACGCCCCTGGGTCGTCCACCACTTGTGCCCGTCGATGACGTACTCGTCCCCGTCCAACTCGGCCGTCGTCGAAAGCATCTTCGGATCCGAGCCGCCGCCGTCTCGCGGTTCGGTCATCGCGAACGCCGATCGGATGTCGCCCGAGACGAGCGGTGCGAGGTACTCCTGTTTTTGCTCTTCGGTGCCGACGAGTTCCAGCGTGTGCATGTTACCCTCGTCCGGCGCGTCGACGCGCATCGCGGTCGGGCCGAGGAGCGACCGACCGGCCTCCTCGAACAGCGGCAACACGTCCCTGAAATCGAGTCCCATCCCGCCGTACTCCTCGTCGATCTGCGGGCAGTACACGGATCGATCCTTCGCCTCCTCGCGGAGGTCCGCGATCACGTCGACGTCGGGCGGGCCACCGCCGAGCAGTCCGCGCTCTTCGGGAATGACGACCTCGTCGACGAACTCGCTGGCGCGTTCGGCGAGCTCGGTCGCCTCGGGGGAATCGTGGTATCTCATACCACTTCTTCGCGGTAAAACATTGTAAAACTCCCGTCCGCTGACTAACACGATCGTTCGGGAGGTATGGCGGTATTTCGAGCGATGTCGGCAGATATTTGTGAGACGATCTCACATGTGGTCTTACAATGTTAGTGATATCGAGTGGTGAGTCGGTATGACGGGGACCGACTCCGACTACTTCGGTCGAATCGTCAACAAAGACTCGCTACGGGCGTATCTGACGGCGGAGTTGGGGTCCGTTGAGGACTACGACGTCCGACATCATCAAGAGGGTCACTCGAACGAAACGCTGTTCGTCACCTGGGGCGACACGGAACTCGTCATCCGCCGGCCGCCGCCGGGTGACATCGCCGAAAACGCCCACGACGTGCTCAGAGAGTACAAAGTCATACACGCCCTTCAGGACACCGACGTGCGCGTTCCGCGAACCGTGCTCGCGTGCGAGGATGAAACGATCATCGGCGATGAGTTCTACGCGATGGAGCGACAGGACGGTGACGTGCTCCGCGACACCGAACCGGAGCGGTTCGCCACGCCGGAAAAACGAGAGCGAATCGGCCACGAGATGGTCGACCGGCTCGTCGAGATTCACGACGTCGATTACGACGCCGTGGGGCTCAGTAAGGGCGACTTCGGCTACCCAGCGGGGTTCACTCACCGACAGGTCAAGCGATGGTCCAAGCAGTTGAAGTGGGCGTTCAAGGTCACCGAGGACGAACGGGAAGTCGAGGAGCTGTACGAGGTCATGGAGTGGCTCGAGGACAATGTCCCGAGCGACGACCAGTATCCGCACACGCTCGTTCACGGCGATTACAAACTCGACAACGTGATGTTCGGCCCCACCGAAGATCCGAAGATCGCGGCGATCTTCGACTGGGAGCTGTCGACGCTCGGCGATCCGTTCACCGACCTCGGGTGGATGCTGTTCTACTGGCGTGAGCCGAAGGACCCAGAGCCGGCGATTCCGTCGCTCGATCAGCCGTTCATGACGAACGATGGCTATCCGACTCGTCAGGAACTCATCGATCGCTACGAGCGAAAGACCGGCTTCGAATACGACAACCCAACGTTCTATTGGGTGCTTGCGACGTATAAACTCGCGGGGCTCGGTGAGATGTTCTTCCGCCGACATCTCGAAGGAAACGCCGACGATCCGATGTATCCGAAGATGCGTGACGGCGTCCCCGCGCTCGCGGACCAGGCGCTCGCCATCATCGACGGCGACATGACGATTTAACCGACCTGCGTCCGGACACCCACGAGCTTATTTGTTCGTCCGGTCCATCAACCGGATATGGATCCCGTGACCCTCGCGTGGTATCTCCTTCTCGTTGCGGGGGTGACCACGTCCGTGGCCGTGCTCGTGTCGCTGAGCCGCCCCAGGGGCCGATGGGGACTGACGACTCGAAAGCGACTCGTCATGGGCGTCCCCTGGGGGACGCTCGTCGCGGTCGTCGCCGTAGCCGCGTTTTATTTGTTCGTGCAAGACGGACTCGCCAATCCGCGAAATCCGCTCGATATTCCGTTTCGGGCGTACAGCTACTTGTATCCGATCGGGATACTCACCGCCGGATTCGCTCACTCGGGGCTCGGCCACGTCACGGGCAACCTGCTCTCGACGCTCGTGTTCGGCTCGCTCGCGGAGTACGCGTGGGGTCACTTCCCGCGTCGACGCGGAAGCTTCTCGTTTTCCTCGCCGCTCTCGAACCCCCTGGTCAGGATCGCGATCTGGGTCTGCGCGATCGCCGTCGCGGCGGTGCTCACCTCCGTGTTCGGCCTCGGGCCGGTGATCGGCTTCTCCGGCGTCGTCTACGCTTTCGTCGGGTTCGCCCTCGTTCGGTTCCCGATCGCGACCGCCGTCGTTGCGCTTTCGACGCGAATCGTCACGGAGCTG
This genomic window from Natronomonas salsuginis contains:
- a CDS encoding CHY zinc finger protein, with translation MTHGDVDVLGVATDAESRCDHYGTERDIVALRFGCCERYYACHRCHAELADHEAEPWPADRRGEPAAYCGVCGATLTGAEYMSVEACPTCAAAFNPGCANHYDRYFEWV
- a CDS encoding quinone oxidoreductase family protein → MKALTVTQYGDADVLTIKERGRPEPREGQVLIEVEAAGVNFADIMQRRGHYHGGPEPPYTPGMEVAGTIAEVGGGVNREPGEKVVSLVNGGGYAEYAIADARGLLEIPDGLSFEEAAGFPVQWLTAHNCLHEWGELEGDETVLIHAAAGGVGSAAVQLADEAGATVIGTASTDEKLTMAADLGMDHGIRYIDESFTERVDELTDGEGVDLVLDGIGGETSDESLDALKSFGRMVSFGAASGTPGRPNTTDLLFGNKRVIGYHLGRAIEQQPMKVLGAVPELTNLLAAGILEVRVGHVFELTDAADAHRLIESRESSGKVVLGP
- a CDS encoding FAD-binding oxidoreductase, with the translated sequence MSYDCSFLEDLSIDGTVSFEPSALNNHATDWLTEATGEGVTPDAVVWPESTADVSTILSAANERDVPVTPYAAGTSLEGNPVPLFKGISMDMTKMNAVLEVRPDDFQIDVEPGVMGNVINEAVEEHGMFFPPMPSSADLSTIGGMIVNDASGKKTVKYGEVADWVLELEVVLADGSVVELGSNAVKTSSGYNLKDLIVGSEGTLGVVTRSTLELEGLPEQIKGGRAVFESMDDAVAAVFDTVRSGVDTAKIELIDSLAAEMANDYLDAGLPDGSMIFFEFHANHGIDEEIEFFRSVIESHGVVEFETSSDERMDELWRARDDLAFAVQQYDPDLSPRHPGDVTVPISKYPEIIRFAKDLADEREILFPCFGHAGDGNVHYTALVDPDDEEMIHTAEEIYDAVVERALEYGGTATGEHGIGMGKRRFLEAEHGEIGVEMMRKIKAAFDPNDVLNPGKVFPETDEDGVRVRLSDD
- a CDS encoding SIR2 family NAD-dependent protein deacylase, coding for MDRDELAPVVEAIRTADSVVAMTGAGVSTASGIPDFRSEDGIWNEYDPNDFHISRFRTDPEGFWRERVRMIEEAFGGDVEPNAAHEALAGLEADGHLGTLITQNVDGLHQEAGSEDPIEIHGNGQRVVCTGCERRFSVDPIMDRVRDGETPPTCERCGDVLKPDVVLFGERLPEHELFRAQSAARSADVFLAIGSSLTVEPAASLPRRAHENGGTLCIVNLDRTELSGRAAFDSRSDVTETLPRIEESI
- a CDS encoding cupin domain-containing protein; translated protein: MDYNVLDLDDIPLKDLSEIDEVPPDLDIRPIGEQLGLSEMRATVWYFEPGEEIQYHAHSEQEELYFVLEGEFSLKLGRSGDTEYVDADPGTFWVAEPKVGHGHRNVSDERGVVLSIGAPPVDDPGLDPHDIDD
- a CDS encoding glutaredoxin family protein, translated to MTVTLYRLEGCPYCEYVVDELDELGVEFDSIWVEGLHSKRDEVKSVTGQRQVPVLVDDEYGISMSQSARIIEYLRTTYGDAASRDAVEIEG
- a CDS encoding redoxin domain-containing protein; protein product: MTPAVEETAPDFEALLCNGETFRPAALSESVGNVGCVLVFDGFVFSAIARNWWTRYTTRGWDALDGVPVYGVVRDGPYSINEFIRQLDSPFALFSDLNGDVADAYELLVERDGMAGTKTPRRAVFVLDDDRVVRHAWTTEKWIGPVPIDEIEAAIDEL
- a CDS encoding SDR family NAD(P)-dependent oxidoreductase codes for the protein MTDRFSIDGRTAVITGSSQGIGAVTARQFASEGANVVVTSRSRDRIESVAEEINERDGPGEAIAIECDVRDRAAVEALVDETVAEFGAIDSMINNAGASFMASIDDISENGWKTIVDINLHGTFHCAQIAGKRMQRQGSGGTIINFASIAGTMGSKYMSHYGAAKAAVINFTTSLAGAYAEHDVRVNCVAPGLVGTPGVASQMGIDPDGVDRADIAKESGLPAEIADIVQFLASDASSYIVGETITARGVPPLEDEHL
- a CDS encoding MBL fold metallo-hydrolase, with protein sequence MNQRSREGSIHRLEFDVEWPPGHVACYLVDGPEPVLVDAAMPQSDDALEAALSEHGRSLAEIDHVLITHPHVDHIGGVPNVLGATGATVHAPASVRERFKRASDALGERVRRNCVDAGFSGERLETLVEMAVRSLDRNAELLPPEAVDVWIEPGDSTSVGGITVDAVHLPGHQADHLSYPAELGGERALFAGDMGILPFRPVVVHDGLDDGYRDAFAAFYTALERLAEVDVDRVYPGHGPVHSDLADVVDHHRSSLDHRLDRLVDLVADGVETAPSLARTVAGECDVNYLIPETMSALAHLEATGRLESDSTDESRRYHT
- a CDS encoding HAD family hydrolase — encoded protein: MSSYRTVFWDIGGVIVELKSIREGYAAFIEDLAADADLDSSPALDRWTSALGEHFKGREKPRYRLARDGYAKATAELFDNDPPADWGARLEAAVSAAVRPKLGAPETIRRLSGTDVDQSIVSDIDTPEAHLLLGALDVRDRFDHITTSEAVGYTKPDERMFRDALDALSADPDATLMIGDRYGHDIVGAAALDIDTVGYGPDATGPKTTYEIDDLREVPGIVGIDG
- a CDS encoding acyl-CoA dehydrogenase family protein — encoded protein: MRYHDSPEATELAERASEFVDEVVIPEERGLLGGGPPDVDVIADLREEAKDRSVYCPQIDEEYGGMGLDFRDVLPLFEEAGRSLLGPTAMRVDAPDEGNMHTLELVGTEEQKQEYLAPLVSGDIRSAFAMTEPRDGGGSDPKMLSTTAELDGDEYVIDGHKWWTTQGRHADVLLTMAITDPEAHPYNGASIILVPTDADGLEFVRDIPHLGPDMDGHGHSEFVFDSVRVPRENLLGEEHAGFTIAQQRLGPARLTHCMRFSGMASRALDVAKAYMSDRNAFGTSLSNKQSLRYEIADAETELHGARTMVRHAAAEITRGEEARVPVSMSKIFTANVAQNAIDLAIQCCGGAGMSRDLPLADFYEAVRAFRLVDGADEVHKRVIARDSFDGAVEHLDELENLPTF